Proteins encoded in a region of the Scatophagus argus isolate fScaArg1 chromosome 1, fScaArg1.pri, whole genome shotgun sequence genome:
- the cmtm4 gene encoding CKLF-like MARVEL transmembrane domain-containing protein 4, which translates to MRTTEETEGFDGEASNTSMISGASSPYQPTTEPVHARNVLGGIRWDVEYLKSYFGILKVVEVVLSLIGFICIETIMMCSPCGGVYFFEFVSCSAFVVTGVLLLIFCLNLHTKVPHINWSLTDLVNTAASTFFFFLSSLVLAFINHKTGAEIAAVVFGFLVTGVYGVNTFLAVRRWRLASGCQGPAQTSEYMRARTASRGEMEVRPELA; encoded by the exons ATGAGGACCACCGAGGAGACAGAGGGCTTTGACGGCGAGGCCTCCAACACTTCCATGATATCCGGGGCCAGCAGTCCGTACCAACCCACCACCGAGCCCGTCCATGCCAGGAACGTTTTGGGGGGGATAAGGTGGGACGTGGAGTACCTTAAGTCATACTTTGGGATATTAAAGGTGGTTGAAGTG GTCTTGTCGCTTATTGGATTCATCTGCATAGAGACCATCATGATGTGCTCTCCCTGCGGAGGGGTCTACTTCTTTGAGTTTGTCAGCTGCAGTGCCTTCGTGGTGACGGGAGTCCTCCTCCTGATCTTCTGCCTCAACCTGCACACCAAGGTCCCCCATATCAACTGGAGCCTAACG GACCTGGTTAACACCGCTGCCagcaccttcttcttcttcttgtcgtCTCTTGTGCTGGCCTTCATCAACCACAAAACTGGAGCTGAAATAGCTGCAGTG GTCTTTGGCTTCCTGGTGACAGGTGTGTATGGAGTGAACACCTTCCTGGCTGTACGGAGGTGGCGCCTCGCCAGTGGCTGTCAGGGTCCGGCTCAGACCAGCGAATACATGCGAGCGCGCACGGCATCTCGTGGAGAAATGGAGGTTAGACCCGAGCTTGCGTGA